In Mastigocladopsis repens PCC 10914, a single window of DNA contains:
- a CDS encoding photosystem II S4 domain protein, which translates to MLPREELLKGVENRDSIARVIDQADQAIKTWEVVLTDFLSPPELAEIQQVFSRLTEVQLVAWGGYPQAERQRIAIARSEVPLDQSQVAVTALDIAGNFLFDTATHRDFLGAMLGTGLVREKTGDIIVLGERGAQAIVVPELAEFLEINLKQVRSVPVKTQPIEFSELKVREPKKKELTTVEASLRLDAIASAGFGMSRSKMVELIDGGDVRVNWKEVSQASSQVKTGDLIAIRGKGRLEVGEIAVTKKDRYRVQLTRYM; encoded by the coding sequence ATGCTGCCACGGGAAGAACTTTTAAAAGGTGTTGAAAATCGAGATAGTATAGCTCGTGTTATTGACCAAGCTGACCAAGCTATTAAAACCTGGGAAGTCGTTTTGACTGATTTTCTGTCTCCACCAGAGTTGGCAGAAATTCAACAGGTGTTTAGCCGTCTGACAGAAGTGCAATTGGTGGCGTGGGGTGGATATCCCCAAGCCGAACGCCAAAGAATTGCGATCGCCCGTTCTGAAGTTCCCCTAGATCAATCCCAAGTCGCCGTCACCGCTTTAGATATAGCAGGAAATTTCCTCTTTGATACCGCCACTCACCGCGACTTCTTGGGCGCTATGCTAGGAACTGGTCTTGTCCGCGAAAAGACGGGGGATATTATTGTACTTGGCGAACGGGGGGCACAGGCAATTGTCGTGCCAGAGTTGGCGGAATTTTTAGAGATAAATCTTAAGCAGGTGCGTTCGGTTCCGGTGAAAACTCAGCCCATCGAGTTCAGTGAGTTAAAGGTGCGGGAACCGAAGAAGAAAGAATTAACCACCGTGGAAGCTTCTTTGCGGTTGGATGCGATCGCCTCTGCTGGTTTTGGGATGTCGCGCAGCAAAATGGTTGAGTTAATTGACGGTGGTGATGTTCGCGTCAATTGGAAGGAAGTCTCTCAAGCAAGTTCTCAAGTTAAAACAGGCGATTTAATCGCCATTCGCGGTAAGGGACGTTTGGAAGTTGGGGAAATAGCTGTTACTAAAAAAGACCGCTACCGTGTGCAGTTGACAAGATATATGTAG
- the kaiC gene encoding circadian clock protein KaiC, which yields MSETENLDFNKTPTLGGVEKIRTMIEGFDDISHGGFPVGRTTLVSGTSGTGKTLFSLQFLYNGITYFDESGVFVTFEESPSDIIRNACIFGWDLQRLINEGKLFILDASPDPEGQDVVGNFDLSALIERLQYAIRKYKAKRVSIDSVTAVFQQYEAVGVVRREIFRLVARLKQLNVTTIITTERTEEYGSVACFGVEEFVSDNVAIVRNVLEGERRRRTIEILKLRGTTHMKGEYPFTITNEGINIFPLGAMRLTQRSSNVRVSSGVKTLDEMCGGGFFKDSIILATGATGTGKTLLVSKFLQTGCMHGERSILFAYEESRAQLSRNASSWGIDFEDLERQGLLKIICTYPESTGLEDHLQIIKSEIAEFKPSRIAIDSLSALARGVSNNAFRQFVIGVTGYAKQEEITGFFTNTTDQFMGSHSITDSHISTITDTILMLQYVEIRGEMSRAINVFKMRGSWHDKGIREYNITADGPEIKDSFRNYERIVSGAPTRVTIDEKAELSRIVKGFQDKQSSDF from the coding sequence ATGAGTGAGACAGAAAATTTAGACTTCAACAAAACACCGACACTTGGAGGTGTAGAAAAAATTCGGACAATGATAGAGGGCTTTGACGATATTAGTCATGGTGGGTTCCCTGTAGGAAGAACGACCTTAGTTAGCGGCACCTCTGGAACTGGCAAAACTTTATTTTCTCTTCAGTTTCTTTATAACGGTATTACCTACTTTGATGAATCAGGAGTCTTTGTTACATTTGAAGAATCTCCTAGTGATATTATTAGAAATGCCTGTATTTTTGGTTGGGATTTGCAACGCCTCATTAATGAAGGAAAATTATTTATACTCGATGCTTCTCCTGATCCAGAGGGACAAGATGTCGTTGGCAACTTTGACCTTTCAGCCCTGATTGAGCGCCTGCAATATGCTATTCGCAAGTATAAAGCAAAACGCGTTTCTATTGACTCAGTCACAGCAGTCTTCCAACAGTATGAAGCTGTGGGAGTGGTGCGGCGAGAAATATTTCGTCTTGTAGCGCGTCTCAAACAGCTTAATGTCACCACCATTATTACTACAGAACGCACCGAAGAATACGGATCTGTTGCCTGTTTTGGAGTAGAAGAGTTTGTTTCTGATAATGTGGCGATTGTGCGTAATGTTTTAGAAGGAGAACGTCGCCGCCGCACAATTGAAATACTCAAACTGCGCGGTACAACACATATGAAAGGTGAATATCCTTTTACAATTACCAATGAAGGAATTAACATTTTCCCATTGGGAGCGATGCGCTTAACTCAAAGGTCTTCAAACGTTAGGGTATCTTCTGGCGTTAAAACCTTAGATGAAATGTGCGGCGGTGGTTTCTTTAAAGATTCAATTATTTTAGCAACAGGAGCAACTGGTACTGGTAAAACTTTGTTAGTTAGCAAGTTTCTGCAAACTGGCTGTATGCACGGCGAACGGTCGATATTATTTGCTTACGAGGAGTCACGCGCTCAACTCTCTCGCAACGCTTCCTCATGGGGAATTGATTTTGAGGATTTAGAACGTCAAGGTTTGCTAAAAATAATTTGTACATATCCTGAATCAACTGGTTTAGAAGACCACTTGCAAATTATTAAGTCAGAAATTGCTGAATTTAAACCATCTCGTATTGCCATTGACTCTCTTTCCGCGTTAGCACGAGGTGTAAGCAATAATGCATTCCGGCAATTTGTCATTGGTGTTACCGGTTACGCCAAGCAAGAAGAAATTACGGGCTTTTTTACTAACACAACCGACCAATTTATGGGGTCGCATTCGATTACAGACTCCCACATTTCCACGATTACTGACACAATTTTGATGTTACAGTATGTAGAAATTCGGGGAGAAATGTCGCGGGCAATTAACGTATTTAAAATGCGCGGTTCATGGCACGACAAGGGTATCCGCGAGTACAATATTACGGCTGACGGTCCCGAAATTAAAGATTCTTTCCGCAACTACGAACGGATTGTCAGTGGTGCTCCTACCCGCGTTACTATCGATGAGAAGGCGGAACTGTCTCGCATTGTCAAAGGATTTCAGGACAAACAGAGTTCCGATTTCTAA
- the kaiB gene encoding circadian clock protein KaiB, which produces MNKLRKTYVLKLYVAGNTANSVRALKILRNILEQEFQGVYALKVIDVLKNPQLAEEDKILATPTLSKILPPPVRKIIGDLSDRERVLIGLDLLYEELSEDEQEELEQ; this is translated from the coding sequence ATGAATAAACTAAGAAAAACCTATGTTCTCAAGCTTTATGTGGCAGGGAACACCGCAAACTCAGTACGGGCATTAAAAATACTCAGAAATATTTTAGAACAAGAGTTTCAAGGCGTTTATGCTTTGAAAGTTATTGACGTGTTAAAAAATCCACAACTGGCAGAAGAAGATAAGATATTAGCCACGCCGACTTTATCTAAAATTTTGCCTCCACCGGTTCGGAAAATTATTGGAGACCTTTCAGATAGAGAAAGAGTATTGATTGGATTGGATTTGCTTTATGAAGAACTAAGCGAAGACGAGCAAGAAGAATTAGAACAGTAG
- a CDS encoding phosphatase RsbU N-terminal domain-containing protein: MAAPAPNAYVAPNQCLLKWLLQNINIILSFNCFYAVKYYTLKSHQFFQQMTRADQRALLQQLKSDYRQILINYFITTDKTLKEKIDKFINAVFYANIPVPQIIEIHMELIDEFSKQLKMEGRSDEALLDYRLTLIDILAHLCELYRCSIPK, translated from the coding sequence GTGGCGGCTCCCGCACCCAACGCGTATGTAGCTCCAAATCAGTGTTTACTTAAGTGGCTGCTACAAAATATAAATATAATACTAAGTTTTAATTGTTTCTATGCTGTTAAATATTACACGCTAAAATCCCACCAGTTTTTTCAACAAATGACGAGAGCCGACCAACGGGCATTGTTGCAACAACTCAAATCAGACTACCGTCAAATCCTCATAAATTACTTTATTACCACAGACAAAACACTAAAAGAAAAAATTGATAAATTTATCAATGCAGTATTTTATGCTAATATTCCTGTGCCCCAAATTATAGAAATTCACATGGAACTCATTGACGAATTTTCCAAACAACTAAAAATGGAAGGACGGAGCGACGAAGCATTACTTGATTACCGTCTGACATTGATTGATATACTGGCTCACTTATGTGAACTTTATCGGTGTTCGATTCCTAAATAG
- a CDS encoding TolC family protein encodes MKGQQIFSSFLPGVTAAVLTTQPAWADTVKVPGVRFFAYPSALTSTYDRTTSIALNINTQLAPAVGNSLSVPALPAVGVMAAGLKSVSGNSVGVILSGKTGVPVGKVTGKVQGVLMSFKPTSKQTQLINKIRSATSTQKQNHLTIAAQESKNTIVPNSTSRPASSVQQTMPPSSRQLAQGKKNPDAQLPKVSENPSRIIDAAKLMEQVELCIQKQGKSQVGRSASVLLRSSTCSQQTADNQVAQAGSSTPAPATPTQTTPTPTTPTQTTPTPTTPVPTTPTPAGSVQIPDYLNANPNPLQFPTKPEEVRVQGIQPITLAQALEIARRNNPELQRALVTVERSRAGVRQQQAALLPTASLSTDVTRSGPGFLEQETQQQTQQQTQGYSTTSFSGTAQIEYDIYTSGNRSANIREAEEQLRSDELEVEDQSEVIRQDVTTQYYDLQQANENVRISQSAVANAQASLRDAQALERAGVSTRFEVLQSQVNLANAQQDLTNAISQQRIDRRELARLLNLPQSINVSTADPVGIAGLWNIPLEETIILALQNRPDLQQQLAQRNIYEQQRRQALSQLGPQVSLVGSYGVDDAFDDNTSINDDYSIGLRANLTLYDGGAARAQADQARANIRIAESQFTTQRNQIRYDVEQAYSQLQSNLENVQTANTALEQARESLRLARLRFQAGVGTQTDVIEAENDLTEAEGNRVEAILNYNRALATLQRAITARSSR; translated from the coding sequence GTGAAAGGACAGCAAATATTCAGTAGCTTCTTACCTGGTGTAACAGCAGCAGTATTAACAACGCAGCCCGCTTGGGCTGATACTGTGAAAGTACCTGGGGTAAGGTTTTTTGCCTATCCCAGTGCTTTGACTTCCACCTACGATAGAACCACCTCGATTGCACTCAACATCAACACACAGCTGGCTCCTGCTGTTGGCAACAGTCTTTCTGTCCCAGCGCTACCTGCTGTTGGTGTTATGGCAGCTGGTCTAAAATCTGTAAGTGGTAACAGTGTTGGGGTAATACTGAGTGGAAAAACTGGTGTGCCAGTAGGAAAAGTCACAGGGAAGGTTCAAGGTGTGCTTATGAGCTTTAAACCTACCTCAAAGCAAACTCAGCTAATAAATAAGATTCGTTCTGCGACTAGCACGCAAAAACAGAATCACCTAACAATTGCTGCTCAGGAATCAAAAAACACAATTGTTCCTAACTCTACCTCAAGACCCGCCTCCTCTGTCCAACAAACAATGCCTCCTTCTTCTAGACAGCTTGCTCAAGGAAAGAAAAATCCTGATGCTCAGTTACCAAAAGTGTCAGAAAATCCAAGCAGGATAATAGACGCAGCCAAGCTAATGGAGCAGGTGGAGTTGTGCATACAAAAACAGGGGAAAAGTCAGGTTGGTCGTTCTGCTTCTGTGCTCCTGAGGTCGTCTACTTGCTCACAACAAACTGCCGACAATCAGGTAGCTCAGGCAGGTTCCTCAACGCCTGCACCAGCGACTCCAACGCAAACAACGCCTACACCAACAACACCGACGCAAACAACGCCTACACCAACGACTCCTGTGCCAACAACTCCGACCCCAGCAGGTTCGGTGCAAATCCCTGATTATCTCAATGCCAATCCTAACCCTCTACAGTTTCCTACCAAACCAGAAGAAGTGAGGGTTCAGGGAATTCAGCCAATTACTTTGGCACAGGCTCTGGAGATAGCACGACGAAACAATCCGGAGCTACAAAGAGCGTTAGTGACTGTAGAACGCAGTCGCGCTGGCGTAAGGCAGCAGCAAGCTGCTTTGTTACCTACAGCTAGTCTTAGTACTGATGTAACCCGTAGTGGACCTGGTTTCTTGGAACAAGAGACACAACAACAGACACAACAACAGACACAAGGATACTCTACTACAAGTTTCTCTGGTACCGCGCAAATAGAGTATGACATCTACACCTCTGGGAACAGGTCAGCCAACATCCGAGAAGCTGAGGAACAGCTACGTTCGGACGAATTGGAAGTTGAGGATCAATCTGAGGTCATCCGCCAGGATGTCACCACTCAGTACTACGACTTGCAACAAGCAAATGAAAACGTACGCATTTCCCAGTCTGCCGTGGCAAATGCCCAGGCTAGTTTGCGGGATGCCCAAGCTTTAGAAAGAGCTGGTGTTAGTACTCGATTCGAGGTTTTGCAATCTCAGGTCAATTTAGCAAATGCTCAACAAGACCTGACAAATGCTATCTCACAGCAGCGAATTGATCGTCGTGAGTTAGCACGACTATTGAACTTGCCGCAGTCAATCAATGTCAGTACGGCAGACCCAGTAGGAATAGCAGGTCTGTGGAATATTCCGCTGGAAGAAACTATTATCTTAGCTTTGCAAAACCGTCCGGATCTGCAACAACAACTGGCGCAACGCAACATTTATGAGCAACAGCGACGGCAGGCACTTTCGCAGCTAGGTCCTCAAGTTAGTTTGGTTGGCAGTTACGGGGTAGATGATGCGTTTGACGATAACACAAGCATTAACGATGACTATTCGATAGGACTCAGAGCCAACTTGACTTTGTACGACGGAGGCGCGGCAAGAGCTCAAGCAGATCAAGCCAGAGCTAATATTCGGATTGCTGAAAGTCAATTTACCACGCAGCGCAACCAAATTCGCTATGACGTGGAACAAGCATATTCTCAATTGCAATCTAATTTGGAGAATGTTCAAACTGCTAATACTGCTCTTGAACAGGCTAGAGAGTCTCTGCGCTTGGCACGTTTGCGATTCCAAGCAGGTGTAGGTACTCAAACTGACGTCATTGAAGCAGAAAATGACTTGACGGAAGCTGAAGGTAATAGAGTCGAGGCAATTTTGAATTACAACCGTGCTCTGGCTACTTTACAACGAGCGATCACCGCTAGGTCATCAAGATAA